A stretch of the Pantoea deleyi genome encodes the following:
- a CDS encoding phytoene desaturase: MNRTTVIGAGFGGLALAIRLQASGIPTRLLEQRDKPGGRAYVYEDQGFIFDAGPTVITDPTAIEELFILAGKKLSDYVELMPVRPFYRLCWESGKVFSYDNDQPALEAQISAFNPRDVEGYRRFLDYSRAVFAEGYLKLGTVPFLSFRDMLRAAPQLVKLEAWRSVYSKVASYIEDEHLRQAFSFHSLLVGGNPFATSSIYTLIHALEREWGVWFPRGGTGALVRGMVKLFEDLGGEVELNASVAHLETQNDQITAVHLQDGRVFPTRAVASNADVVHTYRELLSQHPASVAQGKTLQNKRMSNSLFVIYFGLNHHHDQLAHHTVCFGPRYRELIDEIFNRDALAEDFSLYLHAPCVTDPSLAPEGCGSYYVLAPVPHLGTADIDWAVEGPRLRDRIFDYLEQHYMPGLRSQLVTHRIFTPFDFRDELNAYQGSAFSVEPILTQSAWFRPHNRDKNIRNLYLVGAGTHPGAGIPGVIGSAKATAGLMVEDLA; this comes from the coding sequence ATGAACAGAACTACGGTAATTGGCGCAGGCTTTGGTGGCCTGGCACTGGCAATTCGCCTTCAGGCGTCAGGCATTCCGACCCGACTGCTGGAGCAGCGTGACAAGCCTGGCGGCCGGGCCTATGTCTACGAGGATCAGGGCTTCATCTTTGATGCCGGCCCCACGGTGATCACCGATCCCACTGCTATCGAAGAGCTGTTCATTCTGGCGGGCAAAAAACTGTCTGACTACGTCGAGCTGATGCCGGTCAGACCGTTCTATCGCCTCTGCTGGGAGTCCGGCAAGGTCTTCAGTTATGACAACGACCAGCCCGCGCTGGAAGCGCAGATTTCCGCGTTTAATCCGCGTGACGTCGAAGGCTATCGTCGCTTCCTGGACTATTCGCGCGCGGTGTTTGCAGAGGGCTATCTCAAGCTCGGCACCGTACCGTTTCTCTCGTTCCGCGACATGCTGCGGGCCGCCCCCCAGCTGGTGAAACTGGAGGCGTGGCGCAGCGTTTACAGCAAAGTCGCGAGCTATATCGAAGATGAGCATCTGCGTCAGGCGTTCTCGTTCCACTCGCTGCTGGTCGGCGGTAACCCGTTTGCCACCTCCTCGATCTATACCCTGATCCATGCGCTGGAGCGGGAGTGGGGCGTCTGGTTCCCGCGCGGCGGCACCGGCGCGCTGGTTCGGGGCATGGTGAAACTGTTTGAAGATCTGGGCGGCGAAGTGGAGCTGAATGCCAGCGTTGCCCATCTGGAAACGCAGAATGACCAGATTACCGCCGTCCATCTGCAGGATGGCCGTGTCTTCCCGACCCGTGCCGTTGCCTCGAATGCGGATGTGGTGCACACCTATCGCGAGCTGCTGAGTCAGCATCCGGCGTCGGTGGCGCAGGGGAAAACCCTGCAGAATAAACGCATGAGCAACTCGCTGTTTGTGATCTACTTTGGCCTCAATCATCATCACGATCAGCTGGCGCACCACACGGTCTGCTTCGGTCCGCGTTACCGCGAATTAATCGATGAGATCTTTAACAGGGATGCGCTGGCAGAGGACTTCTCGCTCTACCTGCATGCCCCCTGCGTGACCGATCCTTCGCTGGCCCCGGAAGGCTGCGGCAGCTACTACGTGCTCGCACCGGTTCCGCATCTCGGCACCGCCGATATCGACTGGGCGGTTGAAGGCCCGCGCCTGCGCGATCGCATCTTCGACTATCTGGAACAGCACTACATGCCCGGCCTGCGCAGCCAGCTGGTGACGCATCGCATCTTTACGCCGTTCGATTTCCGCGATGAACTGAATGCCTATCAGGGTTCGGCTTTCTCGGTAGAGCCAATTCTGACGCAAAGCGCCTGGTTCCGGCCGCATAACCGCGACAAAAACATCCGTAACCTCTACCTGGTTGGCGCGGGCACCCATCCCGGCGCGGGTATCCCTGGCGTGATTGGTTCGGCCAAAGCGACCGCAGGATTAATGGTGGAGGATCTGGCTTGA
- the crtB gene encoding 15-cis-phytoene synthase CrtB, translating to MNSPSLLDHAVETMEVGSKSFATASKLFDAKTRRSVLMLYSWCRHCDDVIDDQVLGFSNETPSLQSAEQRLSQLEIKTRQAYAGSQMHEPAFAAFQEVAMAHDILPAYAFDHLAGFAMDVQETRYLTLDDTLRYCYHVAGVVGLMMAQIMGVRDNATLDRACDLGLAFQLTNIARDIVEDAEAGRCYLPETWLAEEGLTRENLADKGHRQALSRIARRLVEAAEPYYHSSSAGLPDLSLRSAWAIATARQVYRKIGIKVVAAGPAAWDQRQSTSTSEKLALLMAASGQAVTSRMARPAPRPAHLWQRPV from the coding sequence TTGAATAGTCCGTCACTGCTCGATCATGCCGTAGAGACGATGGAGGTCGGCTCAAAGAGCTTTGCGACGGCCTCGAAGCTCTTTGATGCCAAAACGCGGCGCAGTGTGCTGATGCTCTATTCGTGGTGTCGTCACTGTGACGACGTGATTGACGACCAGGTGCTGGGCTTCAGCAATGAGACGCCGTCGCTGCAGTCTGCCGAACAGCGTCTCTCTCAGCTGGAGATCAAAACCCGTCAGGCTTATGCCGGGTCGCAGATGCATGAGCCCGCCTTTGCCGCCTTTCAGGAGGTGGCGATGGCGCACGATATCCTGCCCGCTTACGCCTTCGATCATCTGGCGGGCTTTGCGATGGATGTGCAAGAGACCCGCTATCTGACGCTGGATGATACGCTGCGTTACTGCTATCACGTCGCGGGGGTGGTGGGCCTGATGATGGCGCAGATTATGGGCGTGCGCGACAACGCTACTCTGGATCGCGCCTGCGATCTCGGTCTGGCGTTTCAGCTGACCAATATCGCCCGGGATATCGTGGAGGATGCGGAAGCGGGACGCTGTTATCTGCCCGAAACCTGGCTGGCGGAAGAGGGTCTGACGCGGGAGAACCTGGCCGACAAAGGACACCGGCAGGCGCTCAGCCGCATCGCCCGGCGACTGGTGGAGGCCGCTGAGCCCTATTATCATTCGTCATCGGCAGGGCTGCCTGACCTGTCGCTGCGTTCGGCGTGGGCGATCGCGACGGCCAGACAGGTCTATCGCAAAATCGGCATCAAAGTGGTCGCGGCGGGCCCGGCGGCGTGGGACCAGCGCCAGTCCACCAGCACGTCAGAGAAACTGGCGCTGCTGATGGCGGCCTCCGGTCAGGCGGTTACTTCCCGGATGGCACGTCCTGCTCCGCGCCCCGCTCACCTCTGGCAGCGCCCCGTTTAG
- a CDS encoding sterol desaturase family protein — MLWMWNALIVLVTVIGMEITAALAHKYIMHGWGWGWHLSHHEPHKGWFEVNDLYAVVFAGLSILLIYLGSTGIWPLQWIGAGMTLYGLLYFIVHDGLVHQRWPFRYVPRQGYLRRLYMAHRMHHAVRGREGCVSFGFLYAPPLSKLQATLRARHGAKRGAARGERGAEQDVPSGK, encoded by the coding sequence ATGTTGTGGATGTGGAATGCCCTGATTGTTCTGGTCACCGTGATCGGTATGGAGATTACGGCTGCGCTGGCACATAAATACATCATGCATGGGTGGGGTTGGGGCTGGCACCTGTCACATCATGAACCGCATAAGGGCTGGTTCGAGGTCAACGATCTCTATGCCGTGGTGTTTGCCGGCCTGTCGATTCTGCTGATCTATCTGGGCAGCACGGGTATCTGGCCGTTGCAGTGGATTGGGGCAGGGATGACGCTGTATGGCCTGCTCTATTTCATCGTGCATGACGGGCTGGTGCATCAGCGCTGGCCATTCCGTTACGTGCCGCGTCAGGGCTACCTGCGCCGCCTCTACATGGCGCACCGCATGCATCATGCGGTGCGTGGCAGAGAGGGGTGTGTCTCGTTTGGTTTTCTCTATGCGCCGCCGCTGTCAAAACTGCAGGCGACGCTGCGCGCGCGTCACGGCGCTAAACGGGGCGCTGCCAGAGGTGAGCGGGGCGCGGAGCAGGACGTGCCATCCGGGAAGTAA
- a CDS encoding fimbrial protein, whose protein sequence is MKSVQRLLTGGALVVPALFCLPAFGQESCQGESQAVVQVHNVNFVPGAADGTPISAQMPMQINNVFTCVKNSGEQGYNYKDLGFEINAEESGLQTNIAGGHNTPIYRIAGLDSVGFALGFKEPTFCNAAFSDTTGKNQTSSVCSSQVNPQINGARNLNLQPYIVFYKIPGQGSPLNPGNQPASIHEVSIGTASLKVGDSAASSQPINDKPQIFLSSFTVQYGSCAVVTSRASINVDLGKVSRTDFRGVGSRGGNPRGFQIQVKCEHSAAVKVGFFGMTTPEDKDAIKLTPQTNVASGVGIALTYGAGLQVPEGQRVPLNVSPDQLPVLTTVASPDQAASMAFNAQYIQTGGEVMAGKADGTVTFNLIYN, encoded by the coding sequence ATGAAATCAGTTCAGCGATTACTTACAGGGGGCGCGCTCGTTGTCCCGGCTCTTTTCTGCCTGCCGGCTTTCGGACAGGAGTCCTGTCAGGGCGAGTCTCAGGCCGTGGTACAGGTACATAACGTCAATTTTGTGCCCGGTGCAGCAGATGGCACGCCGATTTCGGCCCAGATGCCTATGCAGATCAACAACGTCTTTACCTGCGTCAAAAACAGCGGTGAGCAGGGGTATAACTACAAAGATCTGGGCTTTGAAATCAACGCCGAAGAGTCGGGACTGCAGACTAACATCGCTGGCGGGCACAATACGCCCATTTATCGCATTGCCGGTCTGGACAGCGTGGGCTTCGCGCTGGGCTTTAAAGAGCCGACCTTCTGCAACGCAGCCTTCTCTGACACCACGGGTAAAAACCAGACCAGCTCCGTCTGCAGTTCTCAGGTGAATCCGCAGATCAACGGAGCCAGAAACCTCAATCTGCAGCCCTATATCGTCTTTTATAAAATTCCGGGTCAGGGATCGCCCCTCAATCCCGGCAATCAGCCCGCCAGTATTCATGAGGTGAGCATCGGCACCGCCAGCCTGAAGGTGGGTGACAGTGCCGCCAGCAGTCAGCCCATCAACGATAAGCCGCAGATCTTTCTGTCGAGTTTTACCGTGCAGTATGGCAGCTGCGCCGTGGTCACCTCTCGCGCTTCGATCAATGTCGATTTGGGCAAGGTCAGCCGGACAGATTTCCGGGGGGTGGGCAGCCGGGGCGGCAACCCGAGAGGCTTTCAGATTCAGGTGAAATGTGAGCACAGTGCCGCGGTCAAAGTGGGCTTCTTCGGGATGACGACCCCGGAGGATAAAGATGCGATCAAACTGACGCCGCAGACTAATGTGGCTTCCGGTGTCGGGATCGCCCTGACCTATGGCGCAGGGCTGCAGGTGCCGGAAGGACAGCGGGTGCCGCTGAATGTCTCGCCGGATCAGCTGCCGGTGCTGACCACGGTCGCCTCGCCCGATCAGGCGGCATCGATGGCGTTTAACGCGCAGTATATTCAGACCGGCGGCGAGGTCATGGCCGGTAAAGCCGATGGCACGGTGACCTTTAACCTTATCTATAACTAA